In Sulfurisphaera javensis, a single genomic region encodes these proteins:
- a CDS encoding SWIM zinc finger family protein, which translates to MLSSVTKAKSAVIEGRVIRLQVSDAYYYLYIFLGKNRDYILNERMCSCKDFLYNVMFRGKKNKCYHQLALEYALEKDMLITIEINKETLIDIIMEIYTMDKSFILRKILFSRGQKR; encoded by the coding sequence GTGCTTTCATCTGTTACAAAAGCTAAATCAGCTGTCATTGAAGGACGAGTAATTAGATTACAAGTTTCTGATGCTTATTATTATTTATATATATTTCTAGGCAAAAATAGGGATTACATACTTAACGAGAGAATGTGTTCATGTAAGGATTTTCTTTATAATGTTATGTTTAGGGGAAAGAAAAATAAATGCTATCATCAGTTAGCTTTAGAGTATGCATTAGAAAAAGATATGCTTATTACGATAGAAATAAACAAGGAAACGTTAATAGATATCATCATGGAAATTTATACAATGGATAAGTCATTTATACTACGGAAAATATTATTTAGCCGAGGTCAAAAACGTTGA
- a CDS encoding transcription elongation factor, which produces MGGRRKRRKQLLLRPKPKIPNTFECPRCGRVAITVEIKNGIAKVKCGNCGLEDEFEVPAIFDEANAYGKFIDRYFEGKIQIKESKAEEKEENETQGESEEDNTGEVE; this is translated from the coding sequence ATGGGAGGAAGAAGAAAAAGAAGAAAACAACTACTTCTAAGACCAAAGCCTAAGATTCCGAATACCTTTGAATGTCCCAGATGTGGTAGAGTTGCAATCACTGTAGAAATAAAAAATGGTATAGCTAAAGTAAAATGTGGAAATTGTGGTTTAGAAGATGAATTTGAAGTTCCAGCAATTTTTGATGAGGCAAACGCATATGGTAAATTTATTGATAGGTATTTTGAAGGTAAGATACAAATAAAAGAGAGTAAGGCTGAGGAGAAGGAAGAAAATGAAACTCAAGGGGAAAGTGAAGAAGATAATACAGGAGAAGTTGAGTGA
- a CDS encoding preprotein translocase subunit Sec61beta has protein sequence MPSSKKKKETVPLASMAGLIRYYEEENEKIKISPKLLIIISIIMVAGVIVASILIPPP, from the coding sequence ATGCCATCAAGTAAAAAGAAAAAAGAGACTGTCCCATTAGCTTCAATGGCTGGATTAATAAGATATTATGAGGAAGAGAATGAGAAAATTAAGATATCTCCTAAATTATTAATTATTATAAGTATAATAATGGTTGCTGGAGTTATAGTTGCATCTATATTAATTCCTCCGCCATAA
- a CDS encoding geranylgeranylglyceryl/heptaprenylglyceryl phosphate synthase, giving the protein MKLKGKVKKIIQEKLSEGRVLHFSLFDPDKVDLETLYSIASKLVESGTSGFLIGGTLGVSKEKLDNIIDILEDFKVPKIIFPSNVNLITEKADAILFMSLLNSDDIYYVTGAQLIAAPIIKKLRLETLSTGYVIVGHGGTAAHVGRARVIPYDNIELIVAYSIMAELFGMDFVYLEAGSGAPEPIRPYAISVTKKYLENTKIIVGGGIRSEEVAKELALAGSDIIVTGNIIEQNLEKALKIVKEISNIRR; this is encoded by the coding sequence ATGAAACTCAAGGGGAAAGTGAAGAAGATAATACAGGAGAAGTTGAGTGAAGGAAGGGTTTTACATTTTTCTTTATTTGATCCAGATAAGGTAGATCTAGAAACATTATATTCTATAGCTTCTAAGTTAGTTGAGTCTGGTACTAGTGGCTTTTTAATTGGTGGTACATTAGGAGTATCAAAGGAAAAACTAGATAATATAATTGACATATTAGAAGATTTTAAGGTTCCTAAAATAATATTTCCAAGTAATGTAAATTTAATTACAGAAAAAGCTGACGCTATACTTTTTATGTCTTTATTGAATTCTGATGATATATATTATGTTACTGGTGCCCAACTCATTGCTGCGCCTATAATAAAAAAGCTAAGGCTTGAAACGTTGTCAACAGGTTATGTTATTGTTGGGCATGGTGGTACAGCTGCACATGTGGGTAGAGCTAGAGTTATACCGTATGATAACATTGAACTAATAGTTGCATACTCTATTATGGCTGAATTATTTGGAATGGATTTTGTTTATTTAGAAGCTGGTTCCGGCGCACCAGAACCTATAAGACCCTATGCTATATCAGTTACTAAAAAGTACTTAGAAAATACTAAGATAATAGTTGGTGGTGGAATAAGAAGTGAAGAAGTTGCAAAAGAGCTTGCACTTGCTGGTTCTGATATTATAGTTACTGGTAATATAATAGAGCAAAACTTAGAAAAAGCATTAAAAATAGTTAAAGAGATAAGTAATATTAGGAGATAA